A single Lysinibacter sp. HNR DNA region contains:
- a CDS encoding FAD-dependent oxidoreductase: protein MSQTVFERYAPQKSTILEALAPSVNRPFWLDDVAQVTKYPRYRGPSTFDLAIVGGGYLGLWTAILAKERNPNRSVILLEGQNVGWAASGRNGGFCDASLTHGEENGRARWPEEYEALDSLGRQNLNEIEAAIERYSIDCEFERTGALTVATEPYQEKELRGEGYLSGEEVQQEVSSPTYLAGVWDKDSVAMLHPAKLVMELARVATELGVKIFERSPITGIEPPTELDNGRVHLRTAAGPVSASRVVLATNAFPSLLKRYRFHTVPVYDYALMTEPLTSQQMDSIGWKNRQGISDMANQFHYYRLSRDNRILFGGYDAIYNYGGRVDSKYDDRPQSFERLASHFFTTFPQLEGVTFTHRWGGAIDSSTQFCAFYGQAREGKIGYASGFTGLGVGATRFAANVLLDRIEGLHTERTALRMVREVPLPFPPEPFAYAGVQATRWSMDQADHNQGKRNFILRTLDKLGLGFDS, encoded by the coding sequence ATATCCAAGATACCGAGGGCCCTCCACCTTTGATCTTGCAATTGTTGGTGGCGGATATCTAGGTTTGTGGACCGCAATCCTCGCTAAAGAACGCAACCCGAATCGCAGCGTTATCCTTCTCGAAGGGCAAAATGTGGGATGGGCGGCCTCCGGCCGAAACGGTGGTTTTTGTGATGCCAGCCTGACTCACGGCGAGGAAAATGGTCGGGCCCGGTGGCCTGAAGAGTATGAAGCTCTCGATTCTCTTGGTCGGCAAAATCTCAACGAGATTGAGGCAGCGATTGAGCGCTACAGCATCGATTGTGAATTCGAACGCACGGGAGCGCTCACCGTCGCGACCGAACCTTACCAGGAAAAAGAGCTACGCGGTGAGGGGTATCTTTCCGGTGAAGAAGTACAGCAAGAAGTGAGTTCCCCTACATACCTGGCAGGTGTTTGGGACAAAGACTCTGTTGCCATGCTTCACCCGGCAAAACTCGTTATGGAGCTTGCACGAGTGGCAACAGAGCTCGGAGTGAAGATCTTTGAACGTTCCCCGATAACCGGTATAGAACCTCCCACCGAACTCGATAACGGACGGGTACACCTGCGCACAGCGGCGGGCCCCGTCTCCGCGTCACGAGTTGTGCTCGCAACAAATGCATTTCCGTCACTGCTCAAGCGCTATCGTTTCCACACGGTTCCTGTCTATGACTACGCTCTGATGACAGAACCCCTCACCTCACAACAGATGGACTCCATTGGGTGGAAAAACCGCCAGGGCATCTCGGATATGGCCAATCAATTTCACTATTATCGTCTCAGCCGAGACAATCGCATCCTCTTTGGCGGCTACGATGCCATCTATAACTATGGTGGACGAGTCGACTCTAAATATGATGATCGCCCGCAAAGTTTCGAGCGGCTCGCCAGCCACTTTTTCACAACTTTTCCGCAGTTAGAAGGGGTCACCTTCACTCATCGCTGGGGAGGGGCAATTGACAGCTCCACACAGTTCTGTGCCTTCTATGGACAGGCCCGCGAGGGAAAAATTGGATACGCATCAGGATTCACCGGACTCGGTGTGGGGGCGACACGCTTTGCCGCCAACGTCCTGCTCGATCGGATCGAGGGACTACATACCGAGCGAACCGCCCTACGGATGGTTCGTGAGGTTCCACTCCCCTTTCCGCCTGAACCCTTTGCCTACGCCGGAGTGCAGGCAACACGGTGGTCAATGGATCAGGCCGATCACAACCAGGGTAAGCGCAATTTTATCCTCCGAACGCTGGACAAGCTCGGACTCGGGTTTGATTCCTAG